One genomic segment of Ipomoea triloba cultivar NCNSP0323 chromosome 9, ASM357664v1 includes these proteins:
- the LOC116030716 gene encoding fructose-1,6-bisphosphatase, chloroplastic-like has product MAAKPVLNTYFSPSPPLSRLCPPHTTLPTFPHAKNKPPILNAGAASKLRCNAVGSEQASTGTKKQRSRYEMVNLTTWLLQQEQEGNVDAELAIVLSSISLACKQIASLLQRSNIINLTGAQGTVNVQGEDQKKLDVISNTLFCNCLRSSGRTGIIASEEEDVPVAVEETNSGNYIVVFDPIDGSANIDTSLTTGSIFGIYSPDEQCLFDIDDEDSMLDAEKQKCIVNVCQPGKNLVAAGYCLYSSAAVFTLSLGKGVYAFTLDPAYGEFVLTHENIKIPKTGKIYSFNEGNYELWDEKLKNYLGYLRTPGDNGKPYSGRYIGCLVGEIHRMLLYGGIYGNPKNINSKDGNLRLLYECAPMSYIVEQAGGKAIDGHQRILDIKPDKIHQRTPIFVGSPEEIERLEKYLA; this is encoded by the exons atGGCAGCAAAACCAGTTCTCAACACCTACTTCTCACCCTCTCCTCCTCTCTCTCGTCTCTGTCCTCCACATACTACTCTCCCAACCTTCCCCCATGCCAAGAACAAGCCACCAATCCTCAACGCCGGCGCCGCCTCCAAGCTCCGCTGCAATGCTGTGGGATCAGAGCAGGCCTCTACGGGGACTAAGAAGCAGAGGAGTAGATATGAAATGGTGAATTTGACTACTTGGCTATTGCAGCAAGAACAGGAAGGCAATGTTGATGCAGAGCTAGCCATCGTCCTCTCCAGCATATCTCTGGCCTGCAAGCAAATCGCGTCGCTGCTGCAACGTTCCAACATCATTAACCTCACCGGAGCTCAGGGCACCGTTAATGTCCAAGGTGAAGATCAGAAGAAATTGGATGTTATTTCCAATACG TTGTTCTGCAATTGCCTGAGATCGAGTGGGAGGACCGGCATTATAGCGTCGGAGGAAGAAGACGTGCCGGTTGCAGTTGAAGAAACTAACTCCGGAAACTACATTGTGGTTTTCGACCCCATTGACGGATCTGCTAATATCGATACTTCCTTGACCACAGGATCCATATTCGGGATCTACAGTCCAGATGAGCAATGCCTTTTCGACATTGATGACGAAGATTCCATG CTAGACGCAGAAAAGCAGAAGTGTATAGTGAATGTCTGCCAGCCGGGGAAAAACTTGGTGGCTGCAGGGTACTGCCTCTATTCCAGTGCAGCTGTATTCACACTATCTCTAGGGAAAGGGGTTTATGCATTCACCTTAGACCCTGCCTATGGCGAATTCGTTTTGACACATGAAAACATCAAGATACCTAAGACTGGGAAAATCTATTCCTTCAATGAGGGGAATTATGAGTTGTGGGATGAGAAGCTAAAGAACTACCTTGGATACTTGAGGACACCGGGCGACAATGGCAAGCCATATTCTGGGCGTTACATAGGATGTCTGGTGGGTGAAATCCACAGAATGTTGTTGTATGGTGGCATATATGGGAATCCTAAGAACATCAACAGCAAGGATGGGAATCTGCGACTCTTGTATGAGTGTGCACCGATGAGCTATATTGTGGAGCAAGCCGGTGGAAAAGCTATAGATGGTCACCAAAGGATACTTGACATCAAACCTGATAAG ATTCATCAGCGTACTCCAATATTTGTTGGAAGTCCAGAAGAGATTGAGAGGCTAGAGAAGTACCTGGCTTAA